In Paenibacillus sp. FSL R7-0345, a single window of DNA contains:
- a CDS encoding DUF1802 family protein: MALKEWASAVHALAGGDQIILLRKGGIAEETRRFELKSHSFFLYPTYEHQRAELLKEPYRPLVAQTQADDAAGRGTVPLIAYAEAVDDMEVRDLEQLELLYPFHIWSGQLAAERLRWKAKEPLHVLLLRVYVSKASATIPVLPEYSGCRSWIELETVPPKQQWRPVLSDAEFEQRRLEILSALGR, encoded by the coding sequence GTGGCGTTAAAAGAATGGGCATCGGCTGTGCATGCCCTGGCCGGGGGAGATCAGATCATCCTGCTGCGAAAAGGGGGGATTGCGGAAGAAACCCGGCGCTTTGAACTGAAAAGCCATTCCTTCTTTCTTTATCCTACCTACGAGCATCAGCGTGCAGAGCTGCTGAAGGAGCCTTACCGCCCGCTGGTTGCCCAGACTCAGGCTGATGATGCGGCGGGCCGCGGAACTGTACCGCTGATTGCATACGCCGAGGCGGTTGACGATATGGAAGTCCGCGACCTGGAGCAGCTTGAACTGCTGTATCCGTTCCATATCTGGAGCGGGCAGCTTGCCGCTGAGCGCCTGCGCTGGAAGGCCAAGGAGCCGCTGCATGTCCTGCTGCTGCGTGTATATGTGAGCAAAGCTTCGGCAACCATACCGGTGCTGCCGGAATACTCAGGCTGCCGCTCCTGGATCGAGCTGGAGACAGTGCCGCCGAAGCAGCAGTGGAGACCGGTTCTCAGTGATGCCGAATTTGAGCAGCGGAGGCTGGAGATTCTGTCAGCGCTGGGCAGATAA
- the sufC gene encoding Fe-S cluster assembly ATPase SufC — protein MAADFVIEGLKANIEGKEILKGINLQMKGGEIHAIMGPNGTGKSTLASALMGHPKYEVTEGTAVLEGEDLLEMAVDERARAGLFLAMQYPSEIAGVTNSDFLRSAINARREEGNEISLIRFIRQMEAKMKELEMNPEFLHRYLNEGFSGGEKKRNEILQMMMLDPKIVILDEIDSGLDIDALKIVAEGVNAMRSPERGFLVITHYQRLLNYIKPDYVHVMMQGRIVKSGGPELAERLEAEGYEWVKEELGIEDETVGQEA, from the coding sequence ATGGCAGCAGATTTTGTCATTGAGGGACTGAAAGCGAACATTGAAGGAAAAGAAATTCTGAAGGGGATTAATCTTCAGATGAAGGGCGGAGAAATTCACGCCATCATGGGACCAAACGGTACCGGTAAAAGTACACTGGCTTCAGCACTGATGGGTCATCCCAAGTATGAAGTTACTGAAGGTACAGCCGTTCTTGAAGGTGAAGACCTGCTGGAAATGGCGGTAGACGAGCGTGCCCGCGCCGGCCTGTTCCTGGCTATGCAGTATCCGAGTGAAATTGCCGGAGTAACCAACTCCGACTTCCTGCGCAGCGCAATCAATGCCCGCCGTGAAGAGGGCAATGAAATCTCCCTGATCCGCTTCATCCGTCAGATGGAAGCAAAGATGAAGGAACTGGAGATGAATCCGGAGTTCCTGCACCGCTATCTGAATGAAGGCTTCTCCGGCGGTGAGAAGAAGCGTAATGAGATTCTCCAGATGATGATGCTGGATCCGAAGATCGTCATTCTTGACGAAATCGACTCCGGCCTTGATATTGATGCTTTGAAGATTGTAGCTGAAGGCGTAAATGCCATGAGAAGCCCGGAACGCGGTTTCCTGGTCATTACCCACTATCAGCGCCTGCTTAACTACATCAAGCCTGATTATGTTCATGTCATGATGCAGGGACGGATCGTTAAATCCGGCGGACCTGAGCTGGCTGAACGTCTGGAAGCAGAAGGCTACGAATGGGTTAAAGAAGAGCTTGGCATTGAAGATGAGACTGTAGGACAGGAAGCTTAA
- the sufD gene encoding Fe-S cluster assembly protein SufD, with amino-acid sequence MTTQTILPVDAERLSELSQSSGEPGWLKDSRLQALALAAELELPKLEKTRIDRWNVNNYGSYKASKPLAALNEAPAAIAALIKDQEEGSLIIQQNSGVVYTRLAPELAAHGVIFTDLQTAAKEHGDLVQRYLHKAVLPGEHSIAALHAALWNGGVFLYVPKNVVIDTPLQAVLLTDDAEAAFVPHILVVADTNSSVTYVDNYVSDKAEAGLHNGAVEVFVGGGATVRYATVHQLGVDTTDVTYRRAVVENDGTIEWIVGEMNYGDTASDTKSVLKGNGSSSDAKVIAVGTGSQKLNYTTQAQHFGKNTPSDMITRAVMRDSANSIINGITKIEKGATRADGQQTEKVLMLSPKARGDANPILLIDEDDVTAGHAASVGQVNPEQVYYLMSRGITRHDAEKLIIYGFLAPVVSQIPLEGLRNQLQSLVERKLGQ; translated from the coding sequence ATGACGACGCAAACCATTCTTCCGGTGGATGCCGAGCGGCTCAGCGAACTATCGCAGAGCAGCGGCGAGCCGGGCTGGCTGAAGGACAGCCGCCTGCAGGCGCTGGCGCTGGCAGCCGAACTGGAACTGCCAAAACTGGAGAAGACGCGGATTGACCGCTGGAACGTGAACAACTACGGAAGCTACAAGGCAAGCAAACCGCTTGCTGCACTTAACGAAGCACCTGCAGCGATTGCTGCACTAATTAAGGACCAGGAGGAAGGCAGCCTGATTATTCAGCAGAATTCAGGTGTTGTCTACACCCGCCTGGCACCTGAGCTGGCTGCGCATGGGGTAATCTTCACCGATCTGCAGACAGCTGCCAAAGAGCATGGCGACCTTGTACAGCGTTATCTGCATAAGGCTGTACTGCCGGGCGAGCATTCCATTGCTGCACTGCATGCAGCGCTGTGGAACGGCGGGGTATTCCTCTATGTTCCCAAAAATGTGGTTATCGATACGCCGCTGCAGGCTGTATTGCTTACTGACGATGCCGAAGCTGCATTTGTTCCGCATATTCTGGTCGTTGCTGATACCAACAGCTCTGTTACCTACGTAGACAACTATGTATCCGACAAAGCTGAAGCAGGCCTGCACAACGGCGCAGTTGAAGTGTTTGTCGGCGGCGGTGCTACAGTTCGTTATGCTACAGTACATCAGCTGGGCGTAGACACAACGGATGTTACTTACCGCCGGGCGGTTGTAGAGAATGACGGCACCATTGAATGGATTGTCGGTGAAATGAACTATGGCGATACGGCCAGCGACACCAAGTCGGTGCTCAAAGGCAACGGATCCAGCTCGGATGCCAAAGTCATTGCTGTAGGTACAGGATCCCAGAAACTGAATTACACTACCCAGGCACAGCATTTTGGCAAAAATACGCCAAGTGACATGATCACCCGTGCGGTTATGCGCGATTCAGCCAATTCCATTATTAACGGAATTACCAAGATCGAGAAGGGTGCTACAAGAGCTGACGGCCAGCAGACTGAAAAAGTACTGATGCTGAGCCCGAAAGCGCGCGGAGACGCCAACCCGATCCTGCTCATAGATGAAGATGATGTAACAGCCGGCCATGCCGCTTCCGTAGGACAGGTCAATCCCGAGCAGGTATATTACCTGATGTCCCGCGGAATTACACGGCATGATGCAGAGAAACTTATCATATACGGCTTCCTGGCACCTGTCGTGTCGCAAATTCCACTTGAGGGACTGCGTAATCAGCTCCAATCTCTTGTGGAAAGGAAGTTGGGACAATGA
- a CDS encoding cysteine desulfurase translates to MISSNIREQFPILNQKINGHPLVYLDSAATSQKPRQVIEAVKAYYEWDNSNVHRGVHTLGSRATDAYEGAREKVAKFINARSIKEIIFTRGTTTGLNIVASSYGPAAVGEGDEIVITQMEHHSNFIPWQQLAKRTGATLKFIPLQQDGTVTLADAESTITDKTKIVAIAYVSNVMGVTNPVKEIAAIAHRHGAVIVVDGAQSTPHMKVDVQDLDCDFYAFSGHKMLAPTGIGALYGKKSLLEAMEPVEFGGEMIDDVGLYDSTWKELPYKFEGGTPIIAGAVGLGAAIDFLQEVGLDNIHAHEMKLAAYAEQKLSEISDLSIYGPRNRQVGVVTFNLGDVHPHDVATVLDAEGIAVRAGHHCCQPLMRWLQVSSTARASFYLYNTEEDVDALVKGLIKAKEYFSYELG, encoded by the coding sequence ATGATCAGCAGCAATATCCGGGAGCAGTTTCCCATCCTGAACCAGAAGATAAACGGGCATCCGCTCGTTTATCTGGACAGCGCGGCGACTTCACAGAAGCCGCGCCAGGTCATTGAAGCGGTCAAAGCTTACTATGAATGGGATAATTCGAACGTGCACCGCGGTGTTCATACGTTAGGCAGCCGGGCAACCGATGCTTACGAAGGCGCACGGGAGAAGGTAGCAAAATTCATCAACGCCCGCAGCATCAAGGAGATTATATTCACCCGCGGAACAACAACAGGGCTGAATATTGTTGCTTCCTCCTATGGCCCTGCTGCAGTTGGCGAGGGCGATGAGATCGTAATCACCCAGATGGAGCATCACAGTAATTTCATTCCGTGGCAGCAGCTGGCCAAGCGGACAGGGGCTACCCTGAAGTTCATCCCGCTGCAGCAGGACGGAACGGTGACGCTTGCGGACGCGGAATCAACAATTACGGATAAGACCAAGATTGTAGCTATCGCTTACGTTTCCAATGTAATGGGTGTTACGAATCCTGTAAAAGAGATCGCTGCTATTGCCCACCGCCATGGTGCAGTCATTGTAGTGGACGGTGCGCAAAGCACTCCGCACATGAAGGTGGATGTCCAGGATCTGGACTGCGATTTCTATGCCTTTTCCGGCCACAAAATGCTGGCACCGACCGGTATCGGCGCCCTGTACGGCAAGAAATCTTTGCTTGAGGCGATGGAGCCGGTTGAATTCGGCGGTGAGATGATTGATGATGTGGGCCTGTATGACTCGACCTGGAAAGAGCTTCCGTACAAGTTCGAAGGCGGCACACCCATTATTGCCGGTGCTGTCGGTCTTGGAGCCGCTATTGATTTTCTGCAGGAGGTCGGGCTGGATAACATTCATGCTCACGAAATGAAGCTTGCCGCTTATGCGGAACAGAAGCTTTCGGAGATCAGCGACCTGTCGATCTACGGGCCGCGCAACCGCCAGGTGGGTGTAGTCACCTTTAATCTGGGTGATGTCCATCCGCATGATGTGGCTACCGTGCTCGATGCCGAAGGCATCGCGGTGCGGGCCGGACATCATTGCTGCCAGCCGCTGATGCGCTGGCTGCAGGTCAGCTCAACCGCCCGGGCCAGCTTCTATCTCTACAACACGGAAGAAGATGTAGATGCGCTGGTTAAAGGCTTAATCAAGGCAAAGGAGTACTTCTCTTATGAACTTGGATGA
- the sufU gene encoding Fe-S cluster assembly sulfur transfer protein SufU, translated as MNLDDLYRRVIMDHYKNPRNRGSFEDDALKIELNNPTCGDRITLQLKVEDGIVKDARYSGEGCSISMSSASMMTEAVKGQTIDRALELADSFSSLMKGEDADFGDYEDIEALSGVNKFPARIKCATLAWNALRKGIETEEGHQQH; from the coding sequence ATGAACTTGGATGACCTGTACAGACGCGTTATTATGGATCATTATAAAAATCCCCGGAACCGCGGTTCTTTTGAAGATGATGCACTAAAGATCGAACTGAACAACCCTACCTGCGGCGACCGCATTACGCTGCAGCTCAAAGTAGAAGACGGTATCGTCAAGGATGCCCGCTACAGCGGTGAAGGCTGCTCGATCAGCATGTCGTCTGCTTCCATGATGACGGAAGCAGTCAAAGGACAGACGATTGATCGTGCGCTTGAGCTTGCCGACAGCTTTTCCTCTTTGATGAAGGGTGAAGATGCAGATTTCGGAGACTATGAAGATATAGAGGCCCTGTCCGGTGTAAATAAATTCCCGGCGCGGATCAAATGTGCCACCCTGGCCTGGAACGCGCTGCGTAAAGGAATCGAAACAGAAGAAGGGCACCAACAACATTAG
- the sufB gene encoding Fe-S cluster assembly protein SufB, which translates to MAKKAPDMEEYQYGFRDEHKSIFQSGKGLTEEIVREISAIKNEPEWMLNFRLKSLEQFRKMPMPKWGGNLDDLDFDDIQYYVRPSEKQGKTWEEVPSEIKETFDKLGIPEAEQKFLAGVSAQYESEVVYHSMQKDLEDQGVIFTDTDTALREHPELFKKFFGTIIPPADNKFAALNSAVWSGGSFIYVPKGVKCEVPLQAYFRINSENMGQFERTLILADEDSFVHYVEGCTAPIYSTNSLHSAVVEILCMKNARVRYTTIQNWAPNIYNLVTKRAVAEENATMEWVDGNIGSKLTMKYPAVVLKGRGAKGSVLSIAVAGKDQHQDAGAKMIHLAPDTTSTIVSKSISKHGGKVTYRGLASFGRQAEGAKANIKCDTLILDNQSTSDTIPYNEIMNDNVILEHEATVSKVSEEQLFYLMSRGLTEADATQMIIMGFIEPFTKELPMEYAVEMNRLIKFEMEGSIG; encoded by the coding sequence ATGGCTAAGAAAGCGCCTGATATGGAAGAGTACCAGTACGGGTTCCGTGATGAGCACAAGTCGATATTTCAGTCTGGTAAAGGACTCACGGAAGAAATCGTCCGCGAAATCTCCGCCATCAAAAATGAGCCGGAGTGGATGCTTAACTTCCGTCTGAAGTCTCTGGAGCAGTTCCGCAAAATGCCGATGCCTAAATGGGGCGGCAATCTGGACGATCTGGATTTCGACGATATTCAATATTATGTAAGACCTTCCGAGAAGCAGGGGAAGACCTGGGAAGAGGTTCCTTCCGAAATCAAGGAAACCTTTGATAAGCTCGGTATTCCGGAAGCGGAACAGAAGTTCCTCGCCGGTGTCTCGGCACAGTATGAATCTGAGGTTGTCTACCACAGCATGCAGAAGGACCTTGAGGATCAGGGCGTTATCTTCACAGATACAGATACCGCGCTGCGCGAGCACCCTGAGCTGTTCAAGAAATTCTTCGGCACGATCATTCCTCCGGCTGACAACAAATTTGCCGCACTTAACAGTGCAGTATGGTCGGGCGGAAGCTTTATCTATGTTCCAAAAGGCGTGAAGTGCGAAGTGCCTCTGCAGGCTTACTTCCGCATCAACTCCGAGAACATGGGACAATTTGAGCGTACCCTGATCCTTGCGGATGAGGACAGCTTCGTGCATTATGTAGAAGGCTGTACAGCACCGATTTACAGCACGAATTCCCTGCATAGCGCAGTTGTTGAGATCCTGTGCATGAAGAACGCCCGCGTTCGTTACACTACGATTCAGAACTGGGCACCAAACATCTACAACCTGGTAACCAAACGTGCGGTAGCCGAAGAAAATGCCACCATGGAATGGGTTGACGGTAACATCGGCTCCAAGCTGACAATGAAATACCCTGCGGTTGTCCTCAAAGGACGCGGAGCCAAAGGTTCGGTATTGTCCATCGCGGTTGCCGGCAAAGACCAGCACCAGGATGCAGGCGCCAAGATGATTCACCTGGCACCTGACACAACATCGACCATCGTTTCCAAATCCATCAGTAAGCACGGCGGCAAGGTAACTTACCGCGGTCTCGCTTCCTTTGGCCGTCAGGCAGAAGGCGCGAAGGCTAACATCAAGTGCGATACGCTGATTCTGGATAACCAGTCTACTTCAGATACCATTCCGTACAACGAGATCATGAATGACAATGTCATTCTTGAGCATGAAGCTACGGTATCGAAGGTATCCGAAGAGCAGCTGTTCTATCTGATGAGCCGCGGCCTGACCGAAGCCGATGCCACTCAGATGATCATCATGGGCTTCATCGAGCCGTTCACCAAAGAGCTGCCGATGGAATACGCCGTTGAAATGAACAGACTGATCAAGTTCGAAATGGAAGGGTCGATCGGCTAA